The DNA region AAAGGGGACATCTCTGCTTTGTCAAAAGGGGACATTTTGGCTTTGGTTTGACAACATTTTCCGCCACATAGGCGAAACCGGCTCCACCCCGCCCCTGGATTCCTCCGGCGGAGACGTTATGAATCGTCATTTCGTGGTCGGGGGGCTCGCGAACTTTTTCACGGCGAAGGTGGCGGCGTTGCGCACCCGCGCGTCGGCATCGTCGGTGGCGGCGCGGGTGAGGGCGTCCAGGGCTTCGGCGCTCACCTCCGTCGCCTTGGCGAGGCTGGTCACCACCGCCACGCGTACCAGCGGCTCGGGGTCGCGCATGGCTTCCAGGAAGGCGGGTGCGCGACCGATGCCCGGCACGCCGGTGTCCGGCCCCTCGTGGATGTCCCGCAGGCAGTACACGGACATGCGCCGCTGGGTGGCCGAGCCGTCGCGTAGAAGCGCTTCAAGGCGCCCTTCCACCTCCGGGTAGCGTTTGCCGAGGTCGGTGAGCAGGAGTTGCGTGGCCCAGCGCAGGTCCTGGTCGCGGTTTCCCAGGCCGTGGGCGAGCACATCAAGGCAGAGGGCGTTCGGACGCGCCACTTGCCCGAGGGCGTAGGCGACGGGCCAACGCGGCGCGGTTCGCAAGCGCCGGTCGAGAGCGTCGGCGACCCGGGGCTCCTCGGCCGCCAGGGCCACCAGTT from Deltaproteobacteria bacterium includes:
- a CDS encoding HEAT repeat domain-containing protein, which produces MGDTTLDQRMGPLLEALEQTDKGVVRRAVEELVALAAEEPRVADALDRRLRTAPRWPVAYALGQVARPNALCLDVLAHGLGNRDQDLRWATQLLLTDLGKRYPEVEGRLEALLRDGSATQRRMSVYCLRDIHEGPDTGVPGIGRAPAFLEAMRDPEPLVRVAVVTSLAKATEVSAEALDALTRAATDDADARVRNAATFAVKKFASPPTTK